A window of Tripterygium wilfordii isolate XIE 37 chromosome 7, ASM1340144v1, whole genome shotgun sequence contains these coding sequences:
- the LOC120002530 gene encoding aspartic proteinase CDR1-like: MEANKTNFTIDLIHRDSPLSPLYNSSATPYELMKRAALRSYSRANFFHSSMYIDDKQYVSSLTEYKGEYFIEIYIGSPPATFLVIADTGSSLIWVKCSQDYKSHDFNPQGSSTYDTIPYNSEFCKALRNINIGDANTCKYDRQSYKDGSYTSGILSKDTFHLNSTSSGSHPFPGVVFGCSKEHHIYQKNSQVQGFVGLGAGVLSFVSQLKSHIESKFSYCLLPIGSRKTNKMRFGVGETIYGVEVVSTPLVLRDPSSRYYLSLQSISIGGKRTITSQIQGNIIIDSGTALTMLHSTLYNSLEAIVKEAIGGIPIEDPPKEFKLCYKAKSIKVDDLPKMVFHFDGADIHLESAHTFMKYHTHVICMTIVPNDKLSIFGSMTQVNFLVEFDLQNEKVSFAEVDCTTM, from the coding sequence ATGGAAGCCAATAAAACTAACTTCACCATCGATCTTATTCATCGCGATTCACCACTTTCTCCACTTTATAACTCTTCTGCCACTCCATACGAGCTCATGAAAAGGGCTGCACTGCGTTCCTATAGCCGAGCCAACTTCTTTCATTCATCTATGTATATCGATGATAAGCAATATGTGTCTTCACTCACTGAATATAAGGGCGAATATTTCATCGAGATTTACATTGGGTCCCCACCAGCTACATTCCTTGTGATTGCAGACACCGGAAGTAGTCTCATATGGGTTAAATGTTCTCAAGATTATAAGTCACACGACTTTAATCCACAAGGTTCATCCACCTATGATACCATTCCTTACAACTCAGAATTTTGCAAGGCTTTACGCAATATAAATATTGGGGATGCAAACACTTGCAAATATGATCGTCAATCTTACAAGGATGGTTCATATACATCGGGAATTCTAAGTAAGGATACTTTCCACTTAAATTCCACTAGCAGTGGATCACATCCTTTTCCTGGAGTAGTATTTGGATGTAGTAAAGAACATCACATATATCAAAAGAATAGTCAAGTTCAAGGTTTTGTTGGCCTTGGGGCAGGAGTATTGTCATTTGTTTCTCAATTGAAATCCCATATAGAATCCAAATTCTCATATTGCTTACTTCCCATCGGATCAAGGAAAACTAACAAGATGAGATTCGGAGTGGGAGAAACGATTTATGGGGTAGAGGTTGTGTCAACTCCACTTGTACTTAGAGATCCTTCTAGTCGCTACTATCTCAGTCTCCAAAGTATTAGCATTGGAGGAAAGAGAACAATCACAAGTCAAATTCAAGGTAATATCATTATAGATTCTGGAACTGCCCTTACAATGTTGCACTCAACTCTATACAATAGTCTCGAAGCCATTGTTAAAGAAGCGATTGGTGGTATCCCAATAGAAGATCCACCGAAAGAATTTAAATTGTGTTATAAAGCCAAATCTATTAAAGTTGATGACCTCCCAAAAATGGTGTTCCATTTTGATGGTGCAGATATTCATTTAGAGTCTGCCCACACATTTATGAAATATCATACTCATGTGATTTGTATGACAATAGTTCCAAATGATAAGCTTTCGATATTTGGGAGTATGACACAAGTGAACTTTCTAGTGGAATTTGACCTCCAAAATGAAAAAGTTTCTTTCGCTGAAGTGGATTGCACGACAATGTAG
- the LOC120002531 gene encoding probable aspartic protease At2g35615 → MHRFIFILILSLFKGPSQSLTDRKGTYFNIDLIHRDSPLSPFYDPSITQSERMKKATLHSLNRANFFHSSMHINGKRVMSPLIEIEGEYIMKIYIGYPPIEFLAIADTRNNLIWTQCASSHINHHRNGKFFNPLQSTTYDVVPYGSEFCEALQENWSGLLNSYKYNETYRDGSYTIGIPGNDTIYLTKASNEVIDLRGVVFGCSEQNYLHDANFGIRYYWPWTRVVIVNFSIENLNRTFPRSSSIMNKLRLGVEAKIYGTEVVSTRLVPDDPFEHYCIKLEVLTILHTSFYNDLKALVENVIHDSPVLNPPEQYNLCYDVESINLDDIPEMIFHFTSADLRLTYEDAFTTYEDSLICMKIVPNDHLSILRSLAQVDFQVEIDLQNSQVSFAEANCSAF, encoded by the exons ATGCATCGATTCATCTTTATTCTTATTCTTTCTTTGTTCAAAGGTCCTAGTCAATCCCTAACTGATCGAAAAGGAACTTATTTTAACATCGATCTTATTCATCGTGATTCACCACTATCCCCATTTTACGATCCGTCTATCACTCAGTCTGAACGTATGAAAAAGGCCACACTACATTCCCTTAATAGAGCCAACTTCTTTCACTCATCTATGCATATCAATGGTAAAAGAGTTATGTCACCACTCATTGAAATTGAAGGTGAATATATCATGAAGATTTATATTGGTTACCCACCAATTGAATTTCTTGCTATTGCAGACACAAGAAATAACCTTATATGGACACAATGTGCTTCTTCTCATATAAATCACCACAGAAATGGAAAGTTCTTTAATCCGCTACAATCCACCACCTATGATGTCGTTCCTTATGGATCAGAATTTTGTGAGGCACTGCAAGAAAATTGGAGTGGGCTCTTAAATTCCTACAAATACAATGAAACTTATAGGGATGGTTCATATACAATAGGGATACCAGGTAATGACACAATCTACTTAACTAAAGCTAGCAATGAAGTAATTGATCTCCGTGGAGTAGTGTTTGGATGTAGTGAACAAAATTACTTACATGATGCTAATTTTGGTATTCGGTATTATTGGCCTTGGACCAGGGTTGTTATCGTTAATTTCTCAATTGAAAACCTCAATAGAacct TTCCTAGATCATCATCAATTATGAATAAGTTGAGACTTGGAGTGGAAGCAAAAATTTATGGGACAGAAGTTGTTTCAACCCGACTTGTGCCTGACGATCCTTTTGAACACTACTGCATCAAGCTTGAAG TTCTTACAATCTTACACACAAGCTTTTACAATGATCTCAAAGCTCTTGTAGAAAATGTGATTCATGATAGCCCAGTACTAAATCCACCGGAACAATATAATTTGTGCTATGATGTAGAATCCATAAACCTTGACGACATTCCAGAAATGATTTTCCATTTTACCAGTGCAGACCTTCGTCTAACATATGAAGATGCATTTACAACGTATGAAGATAGTTTGATTTGTATGAAAATAGTCCCAAATGATCATCTTTCCATTCTCAGGAGTTTGGCACAAGTGGACTTCCAAGTGGAAATTGACCTCCAAAATAGTCAAGTCTCCTTCGCTGAAGCAAATTGCAGCGCATTTTGA